From Euzebya rosea, one genomic window encodes:
- a CDS encoding DUF559 domain-containing protein: MHHLHGVATLAQLAAAGITKDRLIRMPEYERLAKGHYALPGARRDFWFHAALAQSVAGEDSRLTSDCALHAYRVLKDPPARLRVVVPEGKGSRKRRGFDVRRSSHLPEGVVVRHGVRLVPVAYAITDYARDASDRGVAFAISQALALRLTTLNEIGALVQERGQFPGSARMRRVLADFADAESHSRRERSLRRELLRLGVPIVDGSHDIRDEHGRTVAQADVAIPLVRLNAEIDGPHHFDPAQQDRDRRRDRTLKALDWDVVRYLYYEIDEDVERVAREIADLYHRRLRALEKAA, from the coding sequence ATGCACCACCTCCACGGAGTCGCGACGCTCGCCCAGCTGGCCGCGGCTGGCATCACCAAGGACCGCCTGATCCGGATGCCGGAGTACGAGCGCTTGGCCAAGGGCCACTACGCGCTCCCCGGTGCCCGACGTGACTTCTGGTTCCATGCGGCGCTCGCCCAGTCAGTCGCCGGTGAGGACTCCCGGCTGACCTCTGACTGCGCCCTTCACGCGTATCGGGTGCTCAAGGATCCGCCGGCCCGGCTCCGGGTTGTGGTCCCGGAGGGAAAGGGCAGCCGCAAGCGGAGGGGGTTCGACGTCCGCCGTTCCAGCCACCTCCCCGAGGGAGTCGTGGTACGGCACGGCGTCCGGTTGGTACCCGTCGCATACGCCATCACCGACTACGCCCGAGACGCCTCGGACCGTGGGGTGGCCTTCGCGATCAGCCAAGCGCTCGCACTCCGCCTGACGACCCTCAACGAGATCGGCGCCTTGGTGCAGGAACGAGGCCAGTTCCCCGGCTCCGCCCGCATGCGCCGCGTCCTGGCCGACTTCGCTGATGCTGAGTCCCACTCTCGCCGGGAACGGTCGTTGCGTCGCGAGCTCCTGCGCCTGGGCGTCCCGATCGTCGACGGAAGCCATGACATCCGGGACGAACACGGCAGGACGGTCGCCCAAGCAGACGTGGCGATCCCCCTCGTCCGGCTCAACGCCGAGATCGACGGACCGCACCACTTCGACCCCGCTCAGCAGGACCGGGATCGTCGACGCGACCGCACCCTGAAGGCCCTCGACTGGGACGTCGTCCGCTACCTCTACTACGAGATCGACGAGGACGTCGAACGGGTCGCCCGGGAGATTGCCGACCTCTACCACCGGCGTCTTCGGGCCCTCGAGAAGGCCGCCTGA
- the trpD gene encoding anthranilate phosphoribosyltransferase: MRDEVRFPDVLSALLAGNDLDDATTSSVMEQIMDGNATPAQVAGLLMALRMKGETGEEIAGLVRSMRAYALPVRVDGPLVDTCGTGGDRAGTFNVSTVSAIVVAGAGARVAKHGNRAASGKCGSADLLEAWGVVIDLPPEGVEACIEEVGIGFCFAPKFHPAMRHVAPARRELGVPTVFNFLGPLSNPAGASHQSIGVSDKAMAPRMADVLARLGSSHALVFHGHDGLDELTTTGPSTIWEIREGEVEQYQFDPADHGIPRATLEDLRGGEVDVNLRIANEILDGVEGAPRDIVVVGAAAALRAADRADTWDAAIAAAKESIDSGAAKRIRDSWVKLSQSLAT; encoded by the coding sequence GTGCGCGACGAGGTCCGGTTCCCCGACGTCCTCTCGGCCCTGCTGGCCGGCAACGACCTCGACGACGCCACCACGTCGTCGGTCATGGAACAGATCATGGACGGCAACGCCACGCCGGCCCAGGTCGCCGGCCTGCTGATGGCGTTGCGCATGAAGGGCGAGACCGGTGAGGAGATCGCTGGCCTCGTGCGGTCCATGCGGGCCTACGCGCTGCCCGTGAGGGTCGACGGCCCGCTGGTCGACACGTGCGGAACCGGTGGGGACCGGGCCGGGACGTTCAACGTGTCCACGGTCTCGGCCATCGTCGTGGCCGGCGCAGGGGCGCGGGTCGCCAAGCACGGCAACCGCGCGGCCAGCGGCAAGTGCGGCTCCGCTGACCTGCTCGAGGCGTGGGGTGTCGTCATCGACCTGCCGCCGGAGGGTGTGGAGGCGTGCATCGAGGAGGTCGGGATCGGCTTCTGCTTCGCCCCGAAGTTCCACCCGGCGATGCGCCACGTGGCCCCGGCGCGACGTGAGCTGGGCGTGCCGACGGTGTTCAACTTCCTCGGGCCGTTGAGCAACCCGGCGGGTGCCTCGCACCAGTCGATCGGCGTGTCGGACAAGGCGATGGCGCCCAGGATGGCCGACGTGCTGGCCCGCTTGGGATCCAGCCACGCGCTGGTCTTCCACGGCCACGACGGACTGGACGAGCTCACGACGACGGGCCCCTCGACGATCTGGGAGATCCGCGAGGGTGAGGTCGAGCAGTACCAGTTCGACCCGGCCGACCACGGGATACCCCGCGCCACGCTGGAGGACCTGCGCGGCGGCGAGGTCGACGTCAACCTGAGGATCGCCAACGAGATCCTCGACGGCGTGGAGGGTGCGCCGCGCGACATCGTCGTCGTCGGTGCGGCAGCGGCCCTGCGCGCAGCCGACCGCGCCGACACCTGGGACGCCGCCATCGCCGCGGCCAAGGAGTCAATCGACTCCGGCGCCGCCAAGCGCATCCGCGACAGCTGGGTCAAGCTCTCGCAGTCCCTCGCCACCTGA